aaatctaccctcaaatggctccttaagccagttgagggtagatgaaaacattacacgatcaaataatgtaggttaaagtcaggtcgttcagcgtcagatccaggcggttttgtaattagTCGTGTTTTGTATGCATTATATATGCATTGAACAAGGATTCAGgactttatattaaataaaagattATTTACGAAAATCAATAATTGTATTCCAAGACGCCATGTTCGCGAGTGGTCCCTTGCCACAGATAATCATCCTTATGACACATATGTCACATCCCCCCCTTATGCTAATTTTATTGACtgcttatacatacatactgcTAATTACAAAAGCTCTCGAGCCACTAGaagttattttaacttaaatcAAATTCGCCCAAGTAGGCAGGTTTCCTCACCAACCTTCCCGTCCTTGTAACTACTGGCAAATCTAATGGCTCTGGGTTAGGTGCAGGTACATTTGGCACCGGTGGAAGAGGAACATGTGCATGAGGCTCCAGTGCAGGTGGCACCGTTGCATCTTGTCTTCCCTGACTACCCCTCTCATGCACTGCCTGGCTCACATCTGATGAGTCCAGCATATACTGATTTGTAACAATAAACTTATTTCTACTATGTCGAATATGTTTTTCATTGCGCCTAACTAAATTACCCCTATCATTTTTAACAATGAATGATCTAGGTCCACTGGCTTTATCCACTATTTTACCAGAATACCAACACTTACTTCTATTTACATCTTGAACAATTACATCTTCCCCTCTTTGAAATGGTTTTTTAacttttgaagttttattataaTTGTCCCTagatttttcattattaattaacatCTGATCTTTGACATTTACACATAATTTAGGTTTTAACACTTCTTTGGAACAGGGCAAATTTGTTCTTAATAATCTGCTCATTAACAACTCTGATGGGCTGTAATCCAAATTTGCTACTGGAGTGGTTCTATAATGTAACAGCGCTAAATCAAAATTAGAACCACTTTCATTACACTTTTTCATCAGATTTTTAACAATCCCCACAGCTTTCTCTGCTAGCCCATTTGATTGCGCATAATGTGGACTGGACTTGACTAATTCTATACCATGCTTCTTTGCAAATTGTATGAATTCAAAACTACCAAATGGCATATTGTCACTGACTATTTGCCTAGGGATTCCTAGAGTACTAAATATCTTAATTAACTCATCTATAATATTAGTGGTCGATTTGTTTTTCAATTTTGCAACCTCAATCCATTTTGAAAAGTAATCTACAACCACTAAAAAGTCTTTACCCGCATAGTATCCAATGTCCATACCTACTTTACTAAAAGGAAGATCAGGAATCTCATGTGatataattggctgtttgcagTTTGACATCCTGTACTTTTCACATACTCTACATGCTAACACATAATCCTCTATATCTCTTGACATTCCTGGCCAGTACAGTACTTTCCTAGCTCTCTTTTTACACTTTACTACACCTGCATGCCCTGAGTGTATTATATCTAACATTTCCTTCCTTAATGCTTTAGGAACAAGGACCATATTTCCAAAGTATACAATATTATCTGTAACTATCAACTCATGTCTTAATTTGTACAACTTTTTTAATTCCACACCATAAATATTTCTATCATTTTTTGGCCATTCTGAACTATACCACATCTTTATTTGTTGCAAGTTACCATctttatttgtttcattttgCAATTCTTTTAATTTACTATCTGATATTTGTAAGTCTCTGTCTAGTCCATACACTTTTTCTGTTTCTACACTATGCACTAACTCTTTAAGTGTTGGCTCTACTTGCCCATTTGTTGAATTATAATGCCTAGACAAATAGTCAGCAACATACATTTGAGAACCAGGTATGTACTTTATGTCAAATTcatattttaaaagtttaagaaCCATTCTTTGCAGTCTGGCTGAAATTTTATTAATGTCTTTATTCATTATCGCCACTAAAGGCTTATGGTCTGTTTCAACAACTATTTTGCGTCCGTAGACAAATTGGTGATATTTTTCCATTGCAAGACAAACTGCAAAGAGTTCTTTTTCGATGGGAGCCCATCTTTGTTGACATTCTGTATAACATCTGGAATAAAAAGATATTGGTTTACCATTTTGAAGAAGACAAGCTCCCATGCCACTTTTTGAACTGTCAGTTTGTAGAGTCACCAAACCGTCTCTCTTTAAAATATCTAAGGTTGGGGCTTtactaattttcatttttatttcttcAAAAGCTTGACTTTGTGCTGTACCCCAATCCCACAAAACATCTTTTTTTTATAGATCCCTAAGTTTTTCAGTTGTTTTGGAGTATTGTGGTATAaacttacttaaataattacACATACCTAAAAACTTTTGTAGTTCTTTAACATTTTTTGGTTCATTCAAGTCCACAATAGCTTTTACATGTTCAGGATCAGGTTTAATTCCTGATTTTGAGACTAACAACCctacatatttaacaaaatcaCTTCTATACTGAACTTTGTTTGGATTAAATTTTACATTGAACTTCCTTGCCCTATCTATTACTTCACTGAGAATTTTATCATGGTCTGCTAAACTGTCCCCCGCGACAATTATGTCATCATAATACACATTTACCCCCTGTATATCACTAAATATGGCTGTATTTATTCTTTGCATTACCTCTGGAGCCGAAgaaatgccaaatggcattctcttgAAAAAATACCTTCCGAAGGGAGTACCGAAGGTGCAGAGTTTTTGTTCATCTTCCAAACTCACTTGAAAAAACCCATCCTTCATGTCTAGTACTGTGAAGACACTTTTACCTGCAAGTGAATTATATATTTCTTCAGGTGAAGGAATTTGATAATTTTCTCGAAGAATGGCTTTATTCAACTCTTTGGGGTCTAAGCATAACCTAAGTGACTTATCTGGTTTTTCTACAATGACAAGATTATTGCACCATGCGGTAGGTCCTTCTACTTTTTCAATTATTCCTCtactttcataattatttaaagtatCTTTAAGTCTTTCCTTTATAGTCTGTGGAACTCTTCTAATAGGCTTAACTACTGGCTCTGAATTCTCTTTCAGCTTTAttgaatatgtacctatattgccTAACCCATTAAACACATCATCatttaattttacaaatttattcTTTTCTTCTGAGACTACAGCATCTACTCTTTTTATTAAATTGAATTGGACACAATCAGGCAAGCCTAAGATTGGTTTAACAGGCATATCCACAACAGTAAATCTTACATTGCCCTTTTTTCCCCTAACAGTACAGGTTAAATTAACACATCCCACAGTTTTCATTTTTTCTTCGTTATAAACAACTAACACTGTGGGTTCCCCGAGTTTACATTTGTCTAATTTTAAGCTTTCAAACAGTTCCAGTGATAAAGTACTACAGTCAGCACCAGAATccagtttaaattttatatctaCTCCTTCAACATTTATTACTTCATACCATTGTAACCTATCTGAGCTACTTACAGAGTCTACTACAAAGTCTTCCGAACTGCAGTCGCTGTCATTTGTAGATTCCCTGATGCCATCAACTTTGTTTTTTGTGGATCTTTGTTTTTGCTGCGGTTTCTCTTCTTTCTTCTTAAATCTACACATTTCTGCGTAGTGGTTATAAATGTTGCACACAGTACATCTTCTCCCATACGCAGGACATTTTCTTGGCTCATGTTTCTTACCACAATAACTGCAATTGTAATGAATCGGTTTCTTTACATCTTTGTTATAACGAGAACTTTCTCTTACCATAtttactgactgtactttttcttCCAGCTCTTTTACATTTTTCTTGCTGTATTCAGCAGCCTTGCATAATTCTAGTGCCGTATCCAAACTCAGTTCCTTCTCTCGTAACAATCTCTCCTTAATGCCCGTCTCACTCACACCTATCACTAACATATCTCTTACCATTCTATCTTCTTCTTTAAAGTTACATGTCTTGGCTGCATTCTTCAATCTTAAAACAAATCGTTCAACCGGTTCATCTGGCTCTTGTCGTAAATTATAAAATCTGTAGCTGTTCACGACGGtgttagttttgtttttaaaatggtCATCAAACTTTTTAAGCAACTCAACCCATTTTAACGTAGCAGTGTCACTCATACCATTGTAAATCTCTAAAATATCTTCTCCCGCGCAGGTTAAGAAAATGGCTACCTTTTTTTCATCAGTCCCCTGTTCCAAATCCGTGGCCTGTATATATAAATTGAACATCTGCTTGTATTTTTTCCAAGCCTCCGCATCTTCAATTTTGTATCCTTTAGGAGGCTGCAACCCCAGGGTCATTACGGGCGTTTCCTCCATTTTGTCTGATCCACAAAGGTTTTATTTTCTTCACAAAGACTTCTATTTACCACTTAGGTTTTTTCTTCTTGTTATACTCAGTTTTCACCTGACACCATGTTTTGTATGCATTATATATGCATTGAACAAGGATTCAGgactttatattaaataaaagattATTTACGAAAATCAATAATTGTATTCCAAGACGCCATGTTCGCGAGTGGTCCCTTGCCACAGATAATCATCCTTATGACACATATGTCACAAGTCGGTTAAGCAATATATGTTATAACCactcgaaaatgtacaaattgtttgtttacttttatcagagatatatataacttttatttaaatacctaaagatacagactatacatACCGTAAAAGACACATGAACCAGCATTATCTTTTTCCCTTTATACAAAAACTTTGATATGGAGCTGTTCTCGACTTCGAAGGTACATACGTAGTTATTTTCAGAAAGGTATTTCATAAGTGTACGCGCAAGCATTTCATGAAAgaacaaaataataacattaataacttttatttttagtagCGACCCGCCCCTGCTTCGCACGAGTTAACAAAttgacaaattatacacctatttaaaccttcctcaagaatcactctattgatagatgaaaatcgcatgaatatccgttcagtagtttttgagtttatcgcgaaaaaaccgggcaagtgcgagtcggactcgcgcacgaagggttccgtaccataatgcaaaaaaaaaaaacaaaaaaaaaagcaaaaaaaaaaacggtcacccatccaagtactgacccctcccgacgttgcttaactttggtcaaaaatcacgtttgttgtatgggagccccatttaaatctttattttattctgtttttagtatttgttgttatagcggcaacagaaatacatcatctgtgaaaatttcaactgtctagctatcacggttcgtgagatacagcctggtgacagacggacggacggacggacggacagcgaagtcttagtaatagggtcccgttttaccctttgggtacggaaccctaaaaacacacaaacagacagacgcggcgggggactttgttttataaggtgtagcaGACTAACCTACTTTCGTTACAATGTACCGGTCTACTCAAGCCTAACAATGCTTTCCGAAATTTTTAAGTAAACAAATTTATTCTAGGGTCTCATTGAGCATCCCTTATACCGGGGTGGAACAGAACAAGGCAGTTTTATGCAAACGGGGAATTCGAACTCTATTTTTCATTTAACCACGTTAATATTTTTAACTCTTTttgagatacagtttgttaaacattagtgcaaaaatcAACCCTAGCAAGAACCCTATTAATGACATGgcatgtgtcaatttaaaatgtaaataacttgATAGGGTTGGCACTGATATAAAAACATTTCATTTTaatgatattattttactttttaatcaagctttacgattataataactctattgtaGATCACTTTAGATAACACctatcctttcagctcagtcGCTATAAATGTTCCACCCTGTATGTACATAGTGTCAGCTCACAAAAGCAAGGCGACCTATAACCAAGCACTATACGTGCCAGTGATTACAATTCCAATTAGAGTAATATAGCAAACAATCGGGCCCGAGTGACGTCATGAATACGAAATGTCGTCACTAACGACCACCCCCTCCCGTGGGGGGTGAATTTTCAACCACCGCGCCCAACTTGCAGTGTGAGCAATTAATGTACGATACATTTCAGTTCACGTCTTTATATTTTAGCTCGATATTTCAATTTATCCTGTATATGGGTAGAAAATCGCTAGGTATACGGGTATGATAGATGATCGATTCAACATcgatatgtcgcagtcggatcgtataatccgccgtattacattacggctagccgttttcaaaaacaggggcgttttgaaatgcggcggtttaacgattagccgtattga
This window of the Cydia fagiglandana chromosome 15, ilCydFagi1.1, whole genome shotgun sequence genome carries:
- the LOC134671367 gene encoding uncharacterized protein LOC134671367 yields the protein MEETPVMTLGLQPPKGYKIEDAEAWKKYKQMFNLYIQATDLEQGTDEKKVAIFLTCAGEDILEIYNGMSDTATLKWVELLKKFDDHFKNKTNTVVNSYRFYNLRQEPDEPVERFVLRLKNAAKTCNFKEEDRMVRDMLVIGVSETGIKERLLREKELSLDTALELCKAAEYSKKNVKELEEKVQSVNMVRESSRYNKDVKKPIHYNCSYCGKKHEPRKCPAYGRRCTVCNIYNHYAEMCRFKKKEEKPQQKQRSTKNKVDGIRESTNDSDCSSEDFVVDSVKVSSQY